CATTTAAAAATGAATGTTAGTTATTTTGTGTAGTCTAATTATTTCATGTAAACAAGTAATGAACGAATACGTTTGAAATCACCAGATGAAACGATGTTCGCTTTACGTAGGTGACGTTTTTGTTTCGTAGATTTGTTTGCGAATAAGTGGCTTCCGTAAGCGCGGTCGTATTTTAAT
This genomic stretch from Lysinibacillus pakistanensis harbors:
- the rpmI gene encoding 50S ribosomal protein L35 encodes the protein MPKMKTHRGAAKRFKKTGSGKLKYDRAYGSHLFANKSTKQKRHLRKANIVSSGDFKRIRSLLVYMK